One genomic segment of Mesoterricola silvestris includes these proteins:
- a CDS encoding LytR/AlgR family response regulator transcription factor: MSRVRAVIVDDEPLICGELKTLLEAQEWAWVVGVYHDGARALAFLEEEGADLVFLDIQMPEMGGLELAARLAALPRPPRVVFVTAYAQHALEAFKVQAMDYLLKPFDAADLLRIRDRMAGAGRAPAEAPRFPRTILVEGASGLDVVPVDRIRMIVAREREVFLETLDGRSRPTRTRLTEYEARLDPAFFLRCHRNYIVNVDQVQNLTPWFNHAYLIHLKPLRDGVVAEIPVGRMYLPRLKSVFGL, encoded by the coding sequence ATGAGCCGCGTGCGGGCCGTCATCGTGGACGACGAGCCGCTGATCTGCGGCGAGCTGAAGACGCTCCTTGAGGCCCAGGAGTGGGCCTGGGTGGTGGGGGTCTACCACGACGGGGCCCGGGCCCTGGCCTTCCTGGAGGAGGAGGGGGCCGACCTGGTCTTCCTGGATATCCAGATGCCCGAAATGGGCGGGCTGGAACTAGCGGCGCGCCTGGCGGCGCTGCCCCGGCCGCCCCGGGTGGTCTTCGTGACGGCCTACGCGCAGCACGCCCTGGAGGCCTTCAAGGTGCAGGCCATGGACTACCTCCTCAAGCCCTTCGACGCCGCCGACCTCCTGCGCATCCGGGACCGCATGGCCGGGGCCGGGCGCGCCCCGGCCGAAGCCCCCCGCTTTCCCCGCACCATCCTGGTGGAGGGGGCCTCCGGGCTGGACGTGGTGCCCGTGGACCGCATCCGGATGATCGTGGCCCGGGAGCGGGAGGTGTTCCTGGAGACCCTGGACGGCCGCAGCCGGCCCACCCGCACCCGGCTGACGGAGTACGAGGCGAGGCTGGACCCCGCCTTTTTCCTGCGCTGCCACCGGAACTACATCGTCAACGTGGACCAGGTGCAGAACCTCACCCCCTGGTTCAACCACGCCTACCTGATCCACCTCAAGCCCCTGCGGGACGGGGTCGTGGCCGAGATCCCCGTGGGGCGCATGTACCTGCCCCGGCTCAAGAGCGTCTTCGGCCTGTAG
- a CDS encoding LytS/YhcK type 5TM receptor domain-containing protein: MIALAPGRLLGSVDGALVWDITRNLALNGLGAYLVTRLGSVRRALTGSHYRAKDQLILALVFGAFSAAGNFIGIPVQGALANTRIVGPIAGGLIGGPLVGIGAGFLGGAVRYSMGGYTALAALVSNILAGLISGLVHRRLGASRITVPVAMGTAVLAELNLKVCILLMAKPFAQAWQLERAIAIPTILANAAAVGIFLLVVRDVFREQEKLKAQATQQALLAQAELQMLKAQVNPHFLYNTLTTVGALTRTDPEAARTVIKDLSVFLRRSLDRGEEMTTLADELQTVELYLSLQKARFGDRVRGEIQVPAELLGLVLPVFILQPLVENAIKHGIGPRREGGTVTLRAGREAQGAWIEVRDDGLGIEAPDLERLNLRGGTKSETGLGLGLTHVHRRLRLIFGPASGLALSSPGPGGGTVARLTLPAQALP; encoded by the coding sequence ATGATCGCCCTGGCCCCGGGCCGACTGCTGGGTTCCGTGGACGGCGCCCTGGTGTGGGACATCACCCGGAACCTGGCCCTCAACGGGCTGGGCGCCTACCTGGTGACGCGGCTGGGTTCCGTGCGCCGGGCCCTCACCGGTTCCCATTACCGGGCCAAGGACCAGCTCATCCTGGCCCTGGTCTTCGGGGCCTTCTCGGCGGCGGGCAATTTCATCGGCATCCCCGTCCAGGGCGCCCTGGCCAACACCCGCATCGTGGGGCCCATCGCCGGGGGGCTCATCGGCGGGCCCCTGGTGGGGATCGGGGCGGGCTTCCTGGGCGGGGCGGTGCGGTACTCCATGGGGGGCTACACGGCCCTGGCGGCCCTGGTCTCCAACATCCTGGCGGGCCTGATCAGCGGCCTCGTGCACCGGCGCCTGGGGGCCTCGCGCATCACGGTGCCCGTGGCCATGGGCACGGCGGTGCTGGCCGAGCTCAACCTGAAGGTCTGCATCCTGCTCATGGCCAAGCCCTTCGCCCAGGCCTGGCAGCTGGAGCGGGCCATCGCCATCCCCACCATCCTGGCCAACGCCGCGGCGGTGGGGATCTTCCTGCTGGTGGTGCGGGACGTGTTCCGGGAGCAGGAGAAGCTCAAGGCCCAGGCCACCCAGCAGGCCCTGCTGGCCCAGGCGGAGCTCCAGATGCTCAAGGCCCAGGTGAACCCCCACTTCCTGTACAACACCCTGACCACCGTGGGCGCCCTCACCCGCACGGATCCCGAGGCGGCCCGCACCGTCATCAAGGATCTGTCGGTCTTCCTGCGCCGCTCCCTGGACCGGGGGGAGGAGATGACGACCCTGGCCGACGAACTGCAGACGGTGGAACTCTACCTCAGCCTCCAGAAGGCGCGCTTCGGCGACCGGGTGCGGGGGGAGATCCAGGTGCCGGCGGAACTCCTGGGCCTGGTCCTGCCGGTGTTCATCCTGCAGCCCCTGGTGGAGAACGCCATCAAGCACGGCATCGGCCCCCGGCGGGAAGGGGGCACCGTCACCCTGCGCGCGGGCCGCGAAGCCCAGGGCGCCTGGATCGAGGTGCGGGACGACGGCCTGGGCATCGAGGCCCCGGACCTGGAGCGGCTCAATCTGCGGGGCGGGACGAAGTCGGAGACCGGCCTGGGCCTGGGGCTCACCCACGTGCACCGGCGCCTGCGGCTGATCTTCGGGCCCGCGTCGGGACTGGCCCTCTCCAGCCCCGGTCCCGGCGGGGGCACCGTGGCCCGCCTCACCCTCCCCGCCCAGGCCCTGCCATGA
- a CDS encoding transporter: MKRLGFALSAALACSTLASQTPPADLTPKACRPLFTTSAGLTDPGFAELELGAQTIHNRDGSKDRFVPTQLNVGIDSWFDLRVGWSGPALRKDSQGEQKAGGSDPVIGGQALFLSQARGGVDLGLAHWHKIPRASVAKGIGTGRHDDTLLLTASRTQGRWAFDLNAGANWIGRKGGGGRVRQAALSLAITCAVAPAWNLTLDTYALAATKLGPQALSSVLAVRRDLTPRLCVDLGVEAGHTDGAPRLSLNAGLVWRMGRIF, translated from the coding sequence ATGAAGCGCCTCGGCTTCGCCCTGTCCGCCGCGCTGGCCTGTTCGACGCTGGCCTCCCAGACGCCCCCCGCGGACCTGACCCCCAAGGCCTGCCGGCCCCTGTTCACCACCTCGGCCGGACTCACGGACCCGGGCTTCGCGGAACTGGAGCTGGGGGCCCAGACGATCCACAACCGGGACGGTTCCAAGGACCGGTTCGTGCCGACCCAGCTGAACGTCGGGATCGATTCCTGGTTCGATCTCCGGGTGGGCTGGAGCGGCCCGGCCCTGCGCAAGGATTCCCAGGGGGAGCAGAAGGCCGGGGGGAGCGACCCGGTGATCGGCGGCCAGGCCCTTTTCCTGTCCCAGGCCCGGGGCGGCGTGGACCTGGGCCTCGCCCACTGGCACAAGATCCCCCGGGCCAGCGTGGCCAAGGGCATCGGCACCGGCCGGCACGACGACACCCTCCTGCTCACGGCCTCGCGCACCCAGGGCCGCTGGGCCTTCGACCTCAACGCCGGGGCCAACTGGATCGGGCGCAAGGGGGGCGGGGGGCGCGTGCGCCAGGCCGCCCTGTCCCTGGCCATCACCTGCGCGGTGGCCCCGGCCTGGAACCTCACCCTGGACACCTACGCCCTGGCGGCCACGAAACTGGGACCCCAGGCCCTGAGCAGCGTCCTGGCCGTCCGGCGCGACCTCACGCCCCGCCTCTGCGTGGACCTGGGCGTGGAGGCGGGCCACACCGACGGGGCGCCCCGCCTTTCCCTGAACGCGGGCCTGGTCTGGCGCATGGGCCGGATCTTCTGA
- the scpB gene encoding methylmalonyl-CoA decarboxylase, with product MDHVLTDLNGGIGVITLNNTARRNCLSEAMLNGIEQSIQRLVASGARAIILRAPKGSKVWSAGFDIRELPDPGIDPLGYNDDLATALRAVQNCPVPVIAMIEGSVWGGACDLAVTCDMAIGTPTTTFAITPAKLGVPYTTTGLMRFIGAMPMHIVKELFFTAQPISAERARELGLLNHLVDGEELEAFTLALVARILDNSPLAISVLKEQLRVLGNSYSMSPETQERIQGLRRMVYQSPDYGEGKAAFVEKRKPVFPSSQGAGQPGSAPQ from the coding sequence ATGGATCACGTGCTCACGGATTTGAACGGCGGAATCGGCGTTATAACACTCAACAACACGGCCCGGCGCAATTGCCTGTCCGAGGCCATGCTCAACGGCATCGAGCAGTCCATCCAGAGGCTCGTGGCCTCCGGGGCCCGGGCCATCATCCTCCGGGCGCCCAAGGGCAGCAAGGTATGGAGCGCCGGCTTCGACATCCGCGAACTCCCCGACCCCGGCATCGACCCCCTGGGCTACAACGACGACCTCGCCACGGCCCTGCGGGCCGTGCAGAACTGCCCCGTCCCCGTCATCGCCATGATCGAAGGCAGCGTGTGGGGGGGCGCCTGCGACCTGGCCGTCACCTGCGACATGGCCATCGGGACCCCCACCACCACCTTCGCCATCACCCCCGCCAAGCTGGGCGTCCCCTACACCACCACCGGCCTCATGCGCTTCATCGGCGCCATGCCCATGCACATCGTCAAGGAACTGTTCTTCACCGCCCAGCCCATCAGCGCCGAGCGGGCCCGGGAACTGGGCCTCCTGAACCACCTGGTGGACGGGGAGGAGCTGGAAGCCTTCACCCTGGCCCTCGTGGCCCGGATCCTGGACAACTCCCCCCTGGCCATCAGCGTGCTCAAGGAGCAGCTGCGCGTCCTGGGCAACTCCTACTCCATGAGTCCCGAAACCCAGGAGCGCATCCAGGGGCTGAGGCGGATGGTGTACCAGAGCCCCGATTACGGGGAAGGCAAAGCCGCCTTCGTGGAAAAGCGGAAGCCCGTGTTCCCGAGCAGCCAGGGCGCAGGCCAGCCGGGGTCGGCTCCCCAGTAG
- a CDS encoding MvdC/MvdD family ATP grasp protein, with the protein MILVVTNAYDDVANLVIKKLRDRKASWARFNVPAFPGRTRLAFDPTALEGGTLVDEDGEEIDLANVTSAWIWKPLRRKRLDALEPGEGEFLQDASERTCQCFTLLLAPFTFTVNQPEMTRLAEDKGFQLRLARSLGLAVPPTLVTNSPVRARAFCLEHREVVFKLINRPQVFHRGRVSWIGTNLVEARDTRNR; encoded by the coding sequence ATGATCCTGGTCGTCACCAATGCGTACGATGATGTCGCAAATCTCGTCATAAAGAAGCTCCGGGACCGGAAGGCATCCTGGGCGCGCTTCAATGTCCCTGCATTTCCAGGGCGGACCCGCCTCGCCTTCGACCCCACGGCCCTTGAGGGCGGAACCCTGGTGGACGAGGACGGCGAGGAGATCGACCTGGCGAACGTGACGAGCGCTTGGATCTGGAAGCCCCTGCGTCGCAAGCGGCTCGACGCCCTGGAGCCGGGGGAAGGGGAGTTCCTGCAGGACGCCAGTGAACGCACCTGCCAGTGCTTCACCCTCCTGCTCGCACCGTTCACCTTCACCGTGAACCAGCCGGAAATGACCCGGTTGGCGGAGGACAAGGGCTTCCAATTGCGCCTCGCACGCAGCCTCGGCCTTGCGGTGCCTCCGACCCTGGTCACCAATTCGCCTGTCCGGGCCAGGGCCTTCTGCCTCGAACACCGGGAAGTGGTCTTCAAGCTCATCAATCGGCCACAGGTCTTCCACCGGGGCCGCGTCAGCTGGATCGGCACCAACCTGGTGGAAGCCCGGGATACCCGCAACAGGTAG
- a CDS encoding M16 family metallopeptidase → MASLRIRFALAVLGSLGPLQAQDIPVIERTLPNGMRILMVERHDEPTISCGWVARVGSADERPGITGIAHLFEHMMFKGTKVIGTRDATRDAELNALQDRTMEEVRKELDQLREKLRRGEIADINDPRVRSPRHQQLLAELDRLVREQRGLIVKDELDKVYKQAGATGLNANTTTDRTFFHIDVPANKLELWAWLESDRLRNAVFREFYSERDVVLEERRMRVEATPTGKVEETFNAMIWQAHPYSWPVIGWPSDIATVTRDQADYFFSTYYAPNNITAILVGDFRTEEAFATVQKYFGGIPAHAGAPPKVTTLEPPQGAEQRLVANADAMPRVQCVHKVVSSVHKDAAALDVLSSILNGRSGRLNRELVIRRRVAVYAGAGLRAMKAGGLFYLGGTPAPGHTPEEVEGLLIQEVERIQKEGVTEPELQKVKNQVQAGTYARMESNAELRDQLAEAEGAGTYKDFLDEPAHLSAVTRADVQRVAQQYFVPENRTTLVVRRKEAK, encoded by the coding sequence ATGGCATCGCTCCGAATCCGATTCGCCCTGGCCGTGCTGGGCAGCCTGGGCCCGCTCCAGGCCCAGGACATCCCCGTCATCGAACGGACCTTGCCCAACGGCATGCGGATCCTCATGGTGGAGCGGCACGACGAGCCCACCATCTCCTGCGGATGGGTGGCCCGGGTGGGCAGCGCCGACGAGCGCCCCGGCATCACGGGCATCGCGCACCTGTTCGAGCACATGATGTTCAAGGGCACGAAGGTCATCGGCACCCGCGACGCCACGCGCGACGCGGAACTCAACGCCCTGCAGGACCGGACCATGGAGGAGGTCCGCAAGGAGCTGGACCAGCTCCGGGAAAAGCTGCGCCGGGGCGAGATCGCCGACATCAACGACCCCAGGGTGCGAAGTCCCCGCCACCAGCAGCTCCTGGCCGAGCTGGACCGGCTGGTGCGGGAGCAGCGCGGCCTCATCGTCAAGGACGAGCTGGACAAGGTCTACAAGCAGGCGGGAGCCACGGGGCTGAACGCGAATACCACCACGGACCGCACCTTCTTCCACATCGACGTCCCCGCCAACAAGCTGGAGCTCTGGGCCTGGCTGGAGTCGGACCGGCTCAGGAACGCGGTGTTCCGGGAGTTCTACAGCGAGCGGGACGTGGTGCTGGAGGAGCGGCGCATGCGCGTGGAGGCCACCCCCACCGGCAAGGTGGAGGAGACCTTCAACGCCATGATCTGGCAGGCCCATCCCTACAGCTGGCCCGTCATCGGCTGGCCCAGCGACATCGCCACGGTGACCCGGGACCAGGCGGACTACTTCTTCTCCACCTACTACGCGCCCAACAACATCACCGCCATCCTCGTGGGCGACTTCCGCACCGAGGAGGCCTTCGCCACCGTGCAGAAGTACTTCGGCGGCATCCCGGCCCACGCCGGCGCGCCGCCCAAGGTCACGACCCTCGAGCCGCCCCAGGGCGCCGAGCAGCGCCTGGTGGCGAACGCCGACGCCATGCCCCGGGTCCAGTGCGTGCACAAGGTCGTCTCCTCCGTCCACAAGGACGCGGCGGCCCTGGACGTGCTCAGCTCCATCCTCAACGGACGGTCCGGGCGGCTCAACCGCGAGCTCGTGATCCGCAGGCGGGTGGCGGTGTACGCCGGAGCCGGCCTCCGCGCCATGAAGGCCGGGGGCCTCTTCTACCTGGGGGGCACCCCCGCCCCCGGCCACACGCCGGAGGAGGTGGAAGGCCTCCTCATCCAGGAGGTGGAGCGCATCCAGAAGGAAGGCGTCACCGAACCCGAACTGCAGAAGGTGAAGAACCAGGTCCAGGCCGGCACCTACGCCCGCATGGAGAGCAACGCCGAGCTCCGGGACCAGCTGGCCGAGGCCGAAGGCGCGGGCACCTACAAGGACTTCCTGGACGAGCCCGCCCACCTCAGCGCCGTGACCCGCGCCGACGTGCAGCGGGTGGCGCAGCAGTACTTCGTTCCCGAGAACCGCACCACCCTGGTGGTCCGCCGCAAGGAGGCAAAGTGA
- a CDS encoding M16 family metallopeptidase yields MARATILALLAGGALLAQALPPRPEQIAFRPLAFEAPRAAAFKARLKNGIPVYISAEPKGVPFVRLKVLIRGGAYLEPRGKEGLAALTGMQMRAGGTEKTPAAALDERLEFLAGDISSSLGETSGSVGMEFMEKDLQEGLDLFMQVLTRPAFAQDRLDRAKENVMQGMLARNDKVEGIAGGEMNRLLNGEDHFTSAQVTGASLKAITREDLAAFHARLLHPDNLVISVSGRFKKEAMLDLLNRTLGALKPGPAAKASPKVPAPAFQRKPGIYVIDKDVPQSLVRFALPGLRRSDPDWFAALLLNQVLGGSGFTSRLMKKIRSDEGLTYGVGTGFGDGAHWKGNWSGSMQTKNRSVAYALRLALAEIERIKAEPVPAEELAVIKDGIIQAFPAQWGRKAGVVNAFAQEKLTGWPEDWWADYREKIQAVTPGELQRAAKKYLDPGQLVILVVGKASEAEAGDVKDHPGALKDIAPLPLIRLPLRDPLTLKPLS; encoded by the coding sequence ATGGCCCGCGCAACGATTCTGGCCCTTCTGGCGGGCGGGGCCCTGCTGGCCCAGGCCCTCCCCCCCCGCCCCGAGCAGATCGCCTTCAGGCCCCTGGCCTTCGAGGCCCCCCGCGCGGCGGCCTTCAAGGCCCGGCTGAAGAACGGCATTCCGGTCTACATCTCTGCGGAGCCCAAGGGCGTGCCCTTCGTGCGGCTGAAGGTGCTCATCCGGGGCGGCGCCTACCTGGAGCCCCGCGGCAAGGAGGGCCTCGCCGCCCTCACCGGCATGCAGATGCGCGCCGGCGGCACGGAGAAGACCCCCGCGGCGGCCCTGGACGAGCGCCTGGAATTCCTGGCCGGGGACATCTCCTCGAGCCTGGGGGAGACCTCCGGCTCGGTCGGCATGGAATTCATGGAGAAGGACCTCCAGGAGGGCCTGGACCTGTTCATGCAGGTGCTCACCCGCCCCGCCTTCGCCCAGGACCGCCTGGACCGGGCCAAGGAGAACGTCATGCAGGGCATGCTGGCCCGCAACGACAAGGTCGAGGGCATCGCCGGCGGTGAAATGAATCGCCTCCTCAACGGCGAGGACCACTTCACCTCCGCCCAGGTCACCGGGGCCAGCCTCAAGGCGATCACCCGGGAGGACCTGGCGGCCTTCCATGCCCGGCTCCTGCACCCCGACAACCTCGTGATCTCCGTGTCCGGCAGGTTCAAGAAGGAGGCCATGCTGGACCTCCTGAACCGCACCCTGGGCGCCCTCAAGCCCGGCCCCGCCGCCAAGGCCAGCCCCAAGGTCCCCGCGCCCGCCTTCCAGCGCAAGCCCGGCATCTACGTCATCGACAAGGATGTGCCCCAGAGCCTGGTGCGCTTCGCGCTCCCGGGCCTGCGCCGGTCGGATCCCGACTGGTTCGCGGCCCTGCTCCTGAACCAGGTCCTGGGCGGCAGCGGCTTCACCTCCCGCCTGATGAAGAAGATCCGCAGCGACGAAGGCCTCACCTACGGCGTGGGCACGGGCTTCGGCGACGGGGCCCACTGGAAGGGCAACTGGAGCGGGTCCATGCAGACCAAGAACCGGTCCGTGGCCTACGCCCTGCGCCTGGCCCTGGCGGAGATCGAGCGCATCAAGGCCGAGCCCGTTCCCGCCGAGGAGCTGGCCGTCATCAAGGACGGCATCATCCAGGCCTTCCCCGCCCAGTGGGGCCGCAAGGCCGGCGTGGTGAACGCCTTCGCCCAGGAGAAGCTCACCGGGTGGCCCGAGGACTGGTGGGCCGACTACCGGGAGAAGATCCAGGCCGTCACCCCCGGGGAGCTGCAGCGCGCCGCGAAGAAGTACCTGGACCCCGGCCAGCTGGTGATCCTCGTGGTGGGCAAGGCCTCCGAGGCCGAAGCCGGCGACGTCAAGGACCACCCCGGGGCCCTGAAGGACATCGCGCCCCTGCCCCTGATCCGCCTGCCCCTGCGGGACCCCCTCACCCTCAAGCCCCTTTCCTGA
- a CDS encoding protein-disulfide reductase DsbD family protein gives MQFTRILKFLALAGAMAFSASAFDSDPAVSVSFQKGAVVITTPKGAHIKKGFTEVTLASKPGAIKAGPLPKADAKDELSEDIYHGTIRIPVTGAGLKGEVALDVQFQLCTEGEGGNCFPPTTRTLKVKASDIPGGAPAVAAPAVAPPPSPAPEAAPAAAPAVAPAAAPQPPPAPAPQRGFLLALAVVFLAGMGASLTPCVYPMIPITMAIIGAKGGGRLKGFSLSLVLVLGMAVTYTVLGVVAARSGATFGAFAQKPGFLIPVSVLFALFSLSLFGAFEIALPQGLQSRLQGSGPRKGYLGAFLMGLVLGPLAAPCVGPIIGTVLVGIAQQGDAVRGGLQLFTFALGMGVLFMVVGTFSAGLPRSGDWLTRFKYVMGLVVLGFAAWNIRLVVPEWANYAMWFVTSLAGAAVFGAFEAAEGLPGQLRKAFAIALVVLGALLGLRAVETGLDVKLLPAGGAAAPEKAPELWGSDYEKALARAKTEKKLVLLDTFAVWCAQCKELDEKTWPDAQVTAWIKDHAVPVKIDADKVRPDLARTLSIRSFPTVILLDGEGREVRRSLGFQKPAEMLAWLQQ, from the coding sequence ATGCAATTCACCCGAATCCTGAAGTTCCTGGCCCTCGCCGGCGCCATGGCCTTTTCGGCCTCCGCTTTTGACAGCGACCCGGCCGTCAGCGTGTCGTTCCAGAAGGGAGCGGTGGTCATCACCACCCCCAAGGGCGCCCACATCAAGAAGGGCTTCACCGAGGTCACCCTGGCCTCCAAGCCCGGCGCCATCAAGGCGGGCCCCCTGCCCAAGGCCGACGCCAAGGACGAGCTCAGCGAGGACATCTACCACGGCACCATCCGCATCCCCGTCACCGGCGCGGGCCTCAAGGGCGAGGTGGCGCTGGATGTGCAGTTCCAGCTCTGCACCGAGGGGGAGGGGGGGAACTGCTTCCCGCCCACCACCCGGACCCTCAAGGTCAAGGCCTCGGACATCCCGGGAGGCGCGCCCGCCGTGGCCGCGCCCGCCGTGGCGCCGCCACCCTCCCCCGCCCCCGAGGCCGCGCCCGCGGCGGCGCCCGCGGTGGCCCCCGCCGCGGCGCCCCAGCCTCCTCCCGCCCCGGCCCCCCAGCGGGGCTTCCTGCTGGCCCTGGCGGTGGTGTTCCTGGCCGGCATGGGCGCCAGCCTCACCCCCTGCGTCTATCCCATGATCCCCATCACCATGGCCATCATCGGCGCCAAGGGCGGCGGCAGGCTCAAGGGCTTCTCCCTGTCCCTGGTGCTCGTCCTGGGCATGGCCGTGACCTACACGGTGCTGGGCGTGGTGGCCGCGCGCAGCGGCGCCACCTTCGGGGCCTTCGCCCAGAAGCCCGGCTTCCTGATCCCGGTCTCGGTGCTCTTCGCGCTGTTCTCCCTGTCCCTCTTCGGGGCCTTCGAGATCGCCCTGCCCCAGGGGCTCCAGAGCCGCCTGCAGGGTTCCGGCCCCCGCAAGGGCTACCTGGGCGCCTTCCTCATGGGCCTGGTGCTGGGGCCCCTGGCGGCGCCCTGCGTGGGGCCCATCATCGGCACGGTCCTGGTGGGCATCGCCCAGCAGGGCGACGCGGTGCGCGGCGGACTCCAGCTCTTCACCTTCGCCCTGGGCATGGGCGTGCTGTTCATGGTGGTGGGCACCTTCTCGGCCGGGCTGCCCCGCAGCGGCGACTGGCTCACCCGGTTCAAGTACGTCATGGGCCTGGTGGTGCTGGGCTTCGCGGCCTGGAACATCCGGCTGGTGGTGCCCGAATGGGCCAACTACGCCATGTGGTTCGTCACCTCTCTTGCGGGCGCGGCCGTCTTCGGGGCCTTCGAGGCCGCCGAGGGCCTCCCGGGCCAGCTCCGCAAGGCCTTCGCCATCGCCCTGGTGGTGCTGGGCGCCCTGCTGGGCCTGCGCGCCGTGGAGACCGGCCTGGACGTGAAGCTCCTGCCCGCGGGCGGCGCCGCCGCTCCGGAGAAGGCCCCGGAGCTCTGGGGCTCCGACTACGAAAAGGCCCTGGCCCGGGCCAAGACGGAGAAGAAGCTGGTGCTCCTGGACACCTTCGCCGTGTGGTGCGCCCAGTGCAAGGAGCTGGACGAGAAGACCTGGCCCGATGCCCAGGTCACCGCCTGGATCAAGGACCACGCCGTGCCCGTGAAGATCGACGCCGACAAGGTGCGCCCCGACCTGGCCAGGACCCTTTCCATCCGGAGCTTCCCCACCGTCATCCTGCTGGACGGCGAGGGCCGCGAAGTCCGGCGCAGCCTGGGCTTCCAGAAGCCCGCCGAAATGCTCGCATGGCTCCAACAGTGA
- the trxB gene encoding thioredoxin-disulfide reductase, with amino-acid sequence MTEPHRKILIIGTGPAGYTAAIYASRANLQPLVLEGVQPGGQLTITTEVENFPGFRDGIQGPALMEELRAQALRLGAEIAAETVLSVELDQRPFRVVTESGAFTCEALVIATGASAKWLGIGKDEELGRRGGGVSACATCDGFFYRGKDVAVVGGGDTALEEALYLTRFARHVHLVHRREGLRASRAMQDRAKANRGITFHWNKAVADLFTRRVETSPGNAVEKLAGLDLRDTVDGSSSRLDVEGLFVAIGHRPNTAFLGGQLPLDANGYLLVEKGSSRTSIPGVFACGDVQDTIYRQAITAAGSGCMAAIDAERWLAETSTPSPSQETSHV; translated from the coding sequence ATGACCGAACCGCACCGCAAGATCCTCATCATCGGCACGGGCCCCGCGGGCTACACCGCCGCCATCTACGCCTCCCGGGCCAACCTCCAGCCCCTGGTGCTGGAGGGGGTCCAGCCCGGAGGCCAGCTCACCATCACCACCGAGGTGGAGAACTTCCCCGGTTTCCGGGACGGCATCCAGGGCCCCGCGCTCATGGAGGAGCTCCGGGCCCAGGCCCTGCGTCTGGGCGCCGAGATCGCCGCCGAGACCGTGCTCTCCGTGGAACTGGACCAGCGGCCCTTCCGCGTGGTCACCGAATCCGGCGCCTTCACCTGCGAGGCCCTGGTCATCGCCACCGGCGCCTCCGCCAAGTGGCTGGGCATCGGCAAGGACGAGGAGCTGGGCCGCAGGGGCGGGGGCGTCTCCGCCTGCGCCACCTGCGACGGGTTCTTCTACCGGGGCAAGGACGTGGCCGTGGTGGGCGGGGGCGACACGGCCCTGGAGGAGGCCCTCTACCTCACCCGCTTCGCCCGCCACGTGCACCTGGTGCACCGCCGCGAAGGCCTGCGGGCCTCCCGGGCCATGCAGGACCGGGCCAAGGCCAACCGCGGGATCACCTTCCACTGGAACAAGGCCGTGGCCGATCTCTTCACCCGGCGGGTGGAGACCTCCCCGGGCAACGCCGTGGAGAAGCTCGCGGGGCTCGACCTGCGGGACACCGTCGACGGGAGCTCCTCGCGGCTGGACGTGGAGGGGCTCTTCGTGGCCATCGGACACCGGCCCAACACCGCCTTCCTCGGGGGCCAGCTGCCCCTGGACGCCAACGGCTACCTCCTGGTGGAGAAGGGCTCCAGCCGCACCTCCATCCCGGGGGTCTTCGCCTGCGGGGACGTGCAGGATACCATCTACCGGCAGGCCATCACGGCCGCGGGTTCCGGCTGCATGGCGGCCATCGACGCGGAGCGCTGGCTCGCGGAAACCTCCACCCCATCCCCTTCCCAGGAGACGTCCCATGTCTGA
- the trxA gene encoding thioredoxin, with protein sequence MSDLTALTDATFQEAIAQGVTLVDFWAPWCGPCKALTPVLEKVAQDMAGQARILKMDIDANPDTAAALGIMSIPALVLFKDGKRVDQRGSQSAAQIRALIESAL encoded by the coding sequence ATGTCTGACCTCACCGCCCTCACCGACGCCACCTTCCAGGAGGCCATCGCCCAGGGCGTCACCCTGGTGGATTTCTGGGCCCCCTGGTGCGGTCCCTGCAAGGCCCTCACCCCGGTGCTGGAGAAGGTGGCCCAGGACATGGCTGGCCAGGCCCGGATCCTGAAGATGGACATCGACGCCAACCCCGACACCGCGGCCGCCCTGGGCATCATGTCCATCCCGGCCCTGGTGCTCTTCAAGGACGGCAAGCGCGTCGACCAGCGCGGATCCCAGTCCGCGGCCCAGATCCGGGCCCTGATCGAGTCCGCGCTCTGA